The proteins below come from a single Oenanthe melanoleuca isolate GR-GAL-2019-014 chromosome Z, OMel1.0, whole genome shotgun sequence genomic window:
- the LOC130264850 gene encoding maestro heat-like repeat-containing protein family member 7 isoform X1 — protein sequence MLRLTSVKGREGEEGEEEEGDYKSPGAVPSPQPEEVEGVQLLQADTVEKLPEEKQRTHCHRNAQALADFFAWAEPIVAAGVPTTVRGIYQRLSFIKDVSAEHRLDKTLQEMTLAQPHDVVVTLLRCAPSCDRVAVTMWMAIVSSNRTAEKVLPELLCVLEDWPLHSTSTSDKDNSDVFSLAATRAVWEIIHLPQGPERMILYFPRLFVALLFQVFSSTEQMPEEVNAFWRRCQHKHCLPTNPNRFVLLTMKSLLCHLEYENVVSEVERECGWDTLLNTDTHHYTVKLLARAMLRVSEPLCYRIARYLFRLLHREEAHWEVAAMAFLVEVLPCLNIKHWGERILQLFQIYLWREQRVMRLLVLRCLMVLCRTPCLANTMSALTESLVEVLKDEDREVRGMTLSVLSEMLLNRDVPIAGSLAVQLIEALRPLFDNDTSHVQLLSIRIFEAVMELVEEEGKEPLEKIVRQSLFPLFRHLHDKNQFVAEASWETLLQVNTFLQERKFEQLLETKWKGEEYLVPAILRDIYQWLSFIKDVSAEHRLDKTLQEMTLAQPHDVVVTLLRCAPSCDRVAVTMWMAIVSSNRTAEKVLPELLCVLEDWPLHSTSTSDKDNSDVFSLAATRAVWEIIHLPQGPERMILYFPRLFVALLFQVFSSTEQMPEEVNAFWRRCQHKHCRPTNPNRFVLLTMKSLLCHLEYENVVSEVERECGWDTLLNTDTHHYTVKLLARAMLRVSEPLCYRIARYLFRLLRREEAHWEVAAMAFLVEVLLYINLKNWEERILQLVQIYLQRECSVMRLLLLRCLMVLCKRTSLAESMENLTESLTDVLKDKDRKVLWMTLSVLSEMLLNRDVPIAGSLAVQLIEALRPLFDNDTSRVQLLSIRIFQAVMALVQKGKERQGLTDCVRQSLLPLFYHMYDENQFVAEASWETLLQATIFLKRWNLQQLLESEELWRFGECLLKEERDRADGYLRQSVMYLQSPQKSIREAAMRLTAPRGKTNKFSPSIFNLVTQTRHFVRTAETNPSSRFRLLQNQLREAWRRQASLLENGWPSLWHKVGFRRWKPPHY from the exons ATGCTAAGATTGACCTCAGtgaaggggagggaaggggaggagggggaggaggaggagggtgatTATAAAAGCCCTGGGGCTGTACCATCACCTCAGCCTGAAGAAGTGGAGGGAGTCCAGCTGCTGCAAGCAG ATACAGTTGAGAAACTGCCAGAAGAGAAGCAGCGTACCCATTGCCACAGAAATGCACAGGCACTTGCAGACTTCTTTGCCTGGGCTGAACCTATTGTTGCAGCTGGG GTGCCGACCACTGTGAGGGGCATTTATCAACGGCTCTCATTCATCAAGGATGTGTCTGCTGAGCACAGATTGGATAAGACCCTGCAGGAGATGACCCTTGCACAGCCACATGATGTGGTGGTGACCCTCCTGCGGTGTGCCCCATCATGTGACAG AGTTGCTGTGACCATGTGGATGGCGATTGTCTCCTCAAACAGAACTGCAGAGAaggtgctgccagagctcctctgTGTGCTGGAGGACTGGCCACTGCACAGCACATCCACCTCTGATAAGGATAACTCAGATGTCTTTTCCCTGGCC gCAACCAGAGCAGTGTGGGAGATCATTCACCTGCCCCAGGGCCCAGAGAGAATGATTCTGTATTTCCCCCGCCTCTTTGTGGCCCTGCTCTTCCAAGttttctccagcacagagcagatgcCAGAGGAGGTCAACGCCTTCTGGAGGCGATGCCAGCACAAGCACTGCCTGCCCACAAACCCCAACAG atTTGTACTGCTGACCATGAAATCACTGCTTTGTCACCTGGAGTATGAGAATGTGGTGTCTGAAGTTGAACGGGAGTGTGGCTGGGACACACTCCTCAACACTGACACCCACCACTATACAGTGAAACTTCTGGCCAG AGCAATGCTGAGGGTCTCAGAGCCCTTGTGTTACCGGATAGCACGCTACCTGTTCAGACTGCTCCACAGAGAGGAGGCACACTGGGAGGTCGCTGCCATGGCCTTCCTTGTGGAG GTCCTGCCTTGCCTGAATATAAAGCACTGGGGTGAACGCATCCTACAGCTTTTTCAAATCTACCTGTGGAGGGAGCAGAGAGTGATGCGTCTCCTGGTGCTCAGATGCCTCATGGTACTCTGCAGAACACCCTGTTTG GCCAACACAATGTCGGCCCTGACTGAAAGCCTCGTGGAGGTTCTGAAGGATGAAGACAGGGAGGTGAGGGGGATGACcctctctgtgctcagtgagATGCTCCTGAACAGAGATGTGCCAATTGCCGGTTCCCTCGCTGTGCAGCTGATTGAGGCACTCCGGCCACTCTTTGACAAT GATACTAGCcatgtgcagctgctctccattCGCATCTTTGAAGCAGTGATGGAGTTGGtagaggaagagggaaaagagccCCTAGAGAAAATTGTACGCCAGAGCCTGTTCCCACTGTTCCGCCACTTGCATGACAAGAACCAGTTTGTGGCAGAG GCTTCTTGGGAAACTCTGCTTCAAGTTAACACATTCCTGCAAGAAAGGAAGTTTGAGCAATTATTGGAAACAAAATGGAAAGGTGAAGAATATCTG GTGCCAGCCATTTTGAGGGATATTTACCAATGGCTCTCATTCATCAAGGATGTGTCTGCTGAGCACAGATTGGATAAGACCCTGCAGGAGATGACCCTTGCACAGCCACATGATGTGGTGGTGACCCTCCTGCGGTGTGCCCCATCATGTGACAG AGTTGCTGTGACCATGTGGATGGCGATTGTCTCCTCAAACAGAACTGCAGAGAaggtgctgccagagctcctctgTGTGCTGGAGGACTGGCCACTGCACAGCACATCCACCTCTGATAAGGATAACTCAGATGTCTTTTCCCTGGCC gCAACCAGAGCAGTGTGGGAGATCATTCACCTGCCCCAGGGCCCAGAGAGAATGATTCTGTATTTCCCCCGCCTCTTTGTGGCCCTGCTCTTCCAAGttttctccagcacagagcagatgcCAGAGGAGGTCAACGCCTTCTGGAGGCGATGCCAGCACAAGCACTGCCGGCCCACAAACCCCAACAG atTTGTACTGCTGACCATGAAATCACTGCTTTGTCACCTGGAGTATGAGAATGTGGTGTCTGAAGTTGAACGGGAGTGTGGCTGGGACACACTCCTCAACACTGACACCCACCACTATACAGTGAAACTTCTGGCCAG AGCAATGCTGAGGGTCTCAGAGCCCTTGTGTTACCGGATAGCACGCTACCTGTTCAGACTGCTCCGCAGAGAGGAGGCACACTGGGAGGTCGCTGCCATGGCCTTCCTTGTGGAG gTCCTACTGTACATTAACTTAAAGAACTGGGAGGAACGCATTCTACAGCTTGTCCAAATCTATTTACAGAGGGAGTGCAGTGTGATGCgtctcctgctgctcagatgCCTCATGGTACTCTGCAAAAGAACCTCTTTG GCTGAAAGCATGGAAAACCTGACTGAAAGCCTCACTGATGTACTGAAGGATAAAGACAGGAAGGTGTTGTGGATGACcctctctgtgctcagtgagATGCTCCTGAACAGAGATGTGCCAATTGCCGGTTCCCTCGCTGTGCAGCTGATTGAGGCACTCCGGCCACTCTTTGACAAT GATACTAGCCgtgtgcagctgctctccattCGCATCTTTCAAGCGGTGATGGCGTTggtacagaaaggaaaagaaaggcaggGGCTGACAGACTGCGTGCGACAGAGCCTGCTCCCGCTCTTCTACCACATGTATGATGAGAACCAGTTTGTGGCAGAG gcctCTTGGGAAACCCTGCTTCAAGCAACGATATTCCTGAAGAGGTGGAatcttcagcagctgctggaatcAGAAGAGCTGTGGAGGTTTGGCGAGTGCCTG CTGAAagaggagagggacagagcGGATGGGTACCTGCGCCAGTCCGTGATGTACCTGCAGAGCCCACAGAAGTCCATTCGAGAGGCAGCCATGAGGCTCACTG CCCCACGAGGCAAGACAAACAAGTTCAGCCCCTCCATCTTTAACCTCGTAACTCAAACCCGGCACTTTGTAAGAACTGCGGAGACAAATCCTAGCTCCAGATTCAGGCTGTTGCAAAACCAGCTCCGTGAGGCATGGAGGAGGCAAGCTTCTCTCTTAGAAAATGGCTGGCCTTCTCTGTGGCACAAAGTTGGGTTTCGCCGCTGGAAGCCCCCGCATTACTGA
- the LOC130264850 gene encoding maestro heat-like repeat-containing protein family member 7 isoform X2: MLRLTSVKGREGEEGEEEEGDYKSPGAVPSPQPEEVEGVQLLQADTVEKLPEEKQRTHCHRNAQALADFFAWAEPIVAAGVPTTVRGIYQRLSFIKDVSAEHRLDKTLQEMTLAQPHDVVVTLLRCAPSCDRVAVTMWMAIVSSNRTAEKVLPELLCVLEDWPLHSTSTSDKDNSDVFSLAATRAVWEIIHLPQGPERMILYFPRLFVALLFQVFSSTEQMPEEVNAFWRRCQHKHCLPTNPNRFVLLTMKSLLCHLEYENVVSEVERECGWDTLLNTDTHHYTVKLLARAMLRVSEPLCYRIARYLFRLLHREEAHWEVAAMAFLVEVLPCLNIKHWGERILQLFQIYLWREQRVMRLLVLRCLMVLCRTPCLANTMSALTESLVEVLKDEDREVRGMTLSVLSEMLLNRDVPIAGSLAVQLIEALRPLFDNDTSHVQLLSIRIFEAVMELVEEEGKEPLEKIVRQSLFPLFRHLHDKNQFVAEASWETLLQVNTFLQERKFEQLLETKWKGEEYLVPAILRDIYQWLSFIKDVSAEHRLDKTLQEMTLAQPHDVVVTLLRCAPSCDRVAVTMWMAIVSSNRTAEKVLPELLCVLEDWPLHSTSTSDKDNSDVFSLAATRAVWEIIHLPQGPERMILYFPRLFVALLFQVFSSTEQMPEEVNAFWRRCQHKHCRPTNPNRFVLLTMKSLLCHLEYENVVSEVERECGWDTLLNTDTHHYTVKLLARAMLRVSEPLCYRIARYLFRLLRREEAHWEVAAMAFLVEVLLYINLKNWEERILQLVQIYLQRECSVMRLLLLRCLMAESMENLTESLTDVLKDKDRKVLWMTLSVLSEMLLNRDVPIAGSLAVQLIEALRPLFDNDTSRVQLLSIRIFQAVMALVQKGKERQGLTDCVRQSLLPLFYHMYDENQFVAEASWETLLQATIFLKRWNLQQLLESEELWRFGECLLKEERDRADGYLRQSVMYLQSPQKSIREAAMRLTAPRGKTNKFSPSIFNLVTQTRHFVRTAETNPSSRFRLLQNQLREAWRRQASLLENGWPSLWHKVGFRRWKPPHY; the protein is encoded by the exons ATGCTAAGATTGACCTCAGtgaaggggagggaaggggaggagggggaggaggaggagggtgatTATAAAAGCCCTGGGGCTGTACCATCACCTCAGCCTGAAGAAGTGGAGGGAGTCCAGCTGCTGCAAGCAG ATACAGTTGAGAAACTGCCAGAAGAGAAGCAGCGTACCCATTGCCACAGAAATGCACAGGCACTTGCAGACTTCTTTGCCTGGGCTGAACCTATTGTTGCAGCTGGG GTGCCGACCACTGTGAGGGGCATTTATCAACGGCTCTCATTCATCAAGGATGTGTCTGCTGAGCACAGATTGGATAAGACCCTGCAGGAGATGACCCTTGCACAGCCACATGATGTGGTGGTGACCCTCCTGCGGTGTGCCCCATCATGTGACAG AGTTGCTGTGACCATGTGGATGGCGATTGTCTCCTCAAACAGAACTGCAGAGAaggtgctgccagagctcctctgTGTGCTGGAGGACTGGCCACTGCACAGCACATCCACCTCTGATAAGGATAACTCAGATGTCTTTTCCCTGGCC gCAACCAGAGCAGTGTGGGAGATCATTCACCTGCCCCAGGGCCCAGAGAGAATGATTCTGTATTTCCCCCGCCTCTTTGTGGCCCTGCTCTTCCAAGttttctccagcacagagcagatgcCAGAGGAGGTCAACGCCTTCTGGAGGCGATGCCAGCACAAGCACTGCCTGCCCACAAACCCCAACAG atTTGTACTGCTGACCATGAAATCACTGCTTTGTCACCTGGAGTATGAGAATGTGGTGTCTGAAGTTGAACGGGAGTGTGGCTGGGACACACTCCTCAACACTGACACCCACCACTATACAGTGAAACTTCTGGCCAG AGCAATGCTGAGGGTCTCAGAGCCCTTGTGTTACCGGATAGCACGCTACCTGTTCAGACTGCTCCACAGAGAGGAGGCACACTGGGAGGTCGCTGCCATGGCCTTCCTTGTGGAG GTCCTGCCTTGCCTGAATATAAAGCACTGGGGTGAACGCATCCTACAGCTTTTTCAAATCTACCTGTGGAGGGAGCAGAGAGTGATGCGTCTCCTGGTGCTCAGATGCCTCATGGTACTCTGCAGAACACCCTGTTTG GCCAACACAATGTCGGCCCTGACTGAAAGCCTCGTGGAGGTTCTGAAGGATGAAGACAGGGAGGTGAGGGGGATGACcctctctgtgctcagtgagATGCTCCTGAACAGAGATGTGCCAATTGCCGGTTCCCTCGCTGTGCAGCTGATTGAGGCACTCCGGCCACTCTTTGACAAT GATACTAGCcatgtgcagctgctctccattCGCATCTTTGAAGCAGTGATGGAGTTGGtagaggaagagggaaaagagccCCTAGAGAAAATTGTACGCCAGAGCCTGTTCCCACTGTTCCGCCACTTGCATGACAAGAACCAGTTTGTGGCAGAG GCTTCTTGGGAAACTCTGCTTCAAGTTAACACATTCCTGCAAGAAAGGAAGTTTGAGCAATTATTGGAAACAAAATGGAAAGGTGAAGAATATCTG GTGCCAGCCATTTTGAGGGATATTTACCAATGGCTCTCATTCATCAAGGATGTGTCTGCTGAGCACAGATTGGATAAGACCCTGCAGGAGATGACCCTTGCACAGCCACATGATGTGGTGGTGACCCTCCTGCGGTGTGCCCCATCATGTGACAG AGTTGCTGTGACCATGTGGATGGCGATTGTCTCCTCAAACAGAACTGCAGAGAaggtgctgccagagctcctctgTGTGCTGGAGGACTGGCCACTGCACAGCACATCCACCTCTGATAAGGATAACTCAGATGTCTTTTCCCTGGCC gCAACCAGAGCAGTGTGGGAGATCATTCACCTGCCCCAGGGCCCAGAGAGAATGATTCTGTATTTCCCCCGCCTCTTTGTGGCCCTGCTCTTCCAAGttttctccagcacagagcagatgcCAGAGGAGGTCAACGCCTTCTGGAGGCGATGCCAGCACAAGCACTGCCGGCCCACAAACCCCAACAG atTTGTACTGCTGACCATGAAATCACTGCTTTGTCACCTGGAGTATGAGAATGTGGTGTCTGAAGTTGAACGGGAGTGTGGCTGGGACACACTCCTCAACACTGACACCCACCACTATACAGTGAAACTTCTGGCCAG AGCAATGCTGAGGGTCTCAGAGCCCTTGTGTTACCGGATAGCACGCTACCTGTTCAGACTGCTCCGCAGAGAGGAGGCACACTGGGAGGTCGCTGCCATGGCCTTCCTTGTGGAG gTCCTACTGTACATTAACTTAAAGAACTGGGAGGAACGCATTCTACAGCTTGTCCAAATCTATTTACAGAGGGAGTGCAGTGTGATGCgtctcctgctgctcagatgCCTCATG GCTGAAAGCATGGAAAACCTGACTGAAAGCCTCACTGATGTACTGAAGGATAAAGACAGGAAGGTGTTGTGGATGACcctctctgtgctcagtgagATGCTCCTGAACAGAGATGTGCCAATTGCCGGTTCCCTCGCTGTGCAGCTGATTGAGGCACTCCGGCCACTCTTTGACAAT GATACTAGCCgtgtgcagctgctctccattCGCATCTTTCAAGCGGTGATGGCGTTggtacagaaaggaaaagaaaggcaggGGCTGACAGACTGCGTGCGACAGAGCCTGCTCCCGCTCTTCTACCACATGTATGATGAGAACCAGTTTGTGGCAGAG gcctCTTGGGAAACCCTGCTTCAAGCAACGATATTCCTGAAGAGGTGGAatcttcagcagctgctggaatcAGAAGAGCTGTGGAGGTTTGGCGAGTGCCTG CTGAAagaggagagggacagagcGGATGGGTACCTGCGCCAGTCCGTGATGTACCTGCAGAGCCCACAGAAGTCCATTCGAGAGGCAGCCATGAGGCTCACTG CCCCACGAGGCAAGACAAACAAGTTCAGCCCCTCCATCTTTAACCTCGTAACTCAAACCCGGCACTTTGTAAGAACTGCGGAGACAAATCCTAGCTCCAGATTCAGGCTGTTGCAAAACCAGCTCCGTGAGGCATGGAGGAGGCAAGCTTCTCTCTTAGAAAATGGCTGGCCTTCTCTGTGGCACAAAGTTGGGTTTCGCCGCTGGAAGCCCCCGCATTACTGA